Proteins encoded by one window of Methanobacterium sp. Maddingley MBC34:
- a CDS encoding putative transcriptional regulator, with protein sequence MRKILWELLAGTKGGINRARIIDELRNRPYNANQLAERLSLNYKTVKYHIEVLEKNDIITSTGKGYGSLYFLSDKMEENFDIFIQIWAEYRRSDTKIYYVNDKMAEHAPLEVIHY encoded by the coding sequence ATGAGAAAAATTCTTTGGGAATTACTTGCTGGCACTAAAGGTGGAATAAACCGTGCCAGGATTATAGACGAACTTAGAAACAGACCTTATAATGCTAATCAACTCGCTGAAAGACTTTCTCTTAATTATAAGACCGTCAAATATCATATTGAAGTTTTAGAGAAGAATGATATTATCACTTCTACTGGCAAAGGATACGGTTCATTATACTTCCTTTCAGATAAAATGGAAGAAAATTTTGATATTTTCATCCAGATCTGGGCAGAATATAGGAGATCTGATACTAAAATTTATTATGTAAATGATAAAATGGCAGAACATGCTCCTTTAGAAGTGATTCATTACTGA